In one Roseburia intestinalis L1-82 genomic region, the following are encoded:
- a CDS encoding DUF5640 domain-containing protein — MIVSLLALLFVVLIIVLICKGCSGRIDALAGKWDFDGTTAYEFDGKGSGAMLLTLADYDFTYEIKDNQLYIDFVNESAHDATYEFSVKGDTLILIGGEGTIGGTYELTKVHDKKADK; from the coding sequence GTGATTGTTTCGTTATTAGCACTCCTTTTTGTTGTTCTGATTATTGTGCTGATTTGTAAAGGCTGCTCTGGCAGAATAGATGCGCTTGCCGGCAAATGGGATTTTGATGGGACTACTGCCTATGAATTTGACGGCAAAGGCAGCGGTGCAATGCTCCTCACCCTTGCAGATTATGATTTTACCTATGAAATCAAGGACAATCAGCTATATATCGACTTTGTGAACGAATCGGCACATGACGCAACCTATGAGTTTAGTGTCAAAGGCGATACCCTCATCCTCATCGGCGGCGAAGGAACAATCGGCGGCACTTATGAGCTGACTAAGGTGCATGATAAAAAAGCAGACAAATAA
- a CDS encoding InlB B-repeat-containing protein, with the protein MQAGQKLRLLQQRNKNYTVTFDSAGGSAVTTQTIEEGQKATKPAAPTKSDDTTKPSDDVQNPQTGDNSMSGCGSLCCSSAASEL; encoded by the coding sequence ATTCAGGCTGGTCAAAAGCTAAGACTGTTACAACAAAGAAATAAAAACTATACCGTAACCTTTGATTCTGCCGGTGGCTCTGCAGTAACGACTCAGACTATCGAAGAAGGTCAGAAGGCAACCAAACCTGCCGCTCCTACCAAGTCTGACGATACCACCAAGCCTTCGGATGATGTTCAGAATCCGCAGACCGGCGACAACAGTATGAGTGGCTGTGGATCGCTCTGCTGTTCGTCAGCGGCTTCGGAGTTGTGA
- a CDS encoding M64 family metallopeptidase: protein MTKKITAIFLALCMAISVLPMTIQAASKPDIKVGDYVKMGAYNNASILWRCVSIDNNGPLMLADKIVDTLAYDAKTNDNSNSKSHSRSYKRDDYGSNYWKDSNMRSWLNSTAAEGKVDWLCGNPPKDGYVSGVGAYNEKAGFLNAFSKSEIAAMKTVTQRSLVSHPEYNKGIVDGDANSDLLYYTDISEAVANYDSSYFETTTEKVFLLDVKQANAVWKNLKGYYVAYNNDGMAWPYWLRTPVTDCNHDMRYISSSGQVGRYAPWYSDLGVRPAFYLDSEYFVTTSGSGSQSSPYIGSAPNKQEDDYTISEPAEDANPDWNVSTEQSIQLTLGPWYSNDGKYSNPTIPVYTIQKTRSDTENMVVVVCGEGYTKSQQGKFINDVKRLWQDAMKYEPYRSYADRFNVYALCTASESTFDNGGSTFFDVIVDKHNSPVISNNLHGSQWKNHIFERCIGPEFIEKIHDAHIKKKCDPNTIPSGSEYEPYYYVHDYIAQFAMVVNTKSDFGGAYNNREYGFHYFISPSDSYRASKTFAHEFGHGLLGLGDEYSDGYLLDDKELKSLNLSSVEDPEKIKWRQLLGFRNTYTCRNAYGSKMLVSSYECIMRDTNYQFCEVCRLQGFKRMSQLVKDVDLYVATPEVKEYTGAYSKPSDFTDLETSSYYNYTYNRNDRLLSGNSKSRFNTNMNGKKIELRTVIQNISDKNARQLKFKMWIKHSDGSVATDSSGNPLQTVQTFDIPVWNDKANFWPLGALDHIKSDFNSGLKSCSLIYQIPSDAQLKSGDTVAFQVLDENGNVLADDNTETQRYTTVSIQYKFEDGSEIPNTAGGTFTVPYGTKLDLTPAKTLYDYEFIKVDGLNKPIVSDGTVVTYYYKNKNEEHTHNLTLVAAKAATCTTAGNSAYYTCDGCDKWFADATGSVEITDKTSVKIPAPGHTAGTEWKSDDTNHWHECSRCHDKKDEAAHDYGSDNVCDTCGYYKTVPHTHNLTLVAAKAATCTESGKEAYYKCEGCGKFYEDVLGTKEITDLASWGNIAKIAHTTKQTVTKASSIKLKATSLTYNGKVRTPKVIVKDRTGKTLVKNTDYTVSYAKGRKYVGKYAVKITFKGKYSGTKTLYFTIKPKATSISSLKAGSKKFTVKWKKQATQTTGYQVQYSASSKFSKAKTVTVGKNTTVSKKISKLSGKKKYYVRVRTYKTVKINGKSIRIYSGWSKAKTVTTKK, encoded by the coding sequence ATGACAAAAAAAATAACCGCAATATTCTTGGCATTGTGCATGGCAATTTCCGTTTTGCCGATGACCATTCAGGCGGCATCAAAGCCCGATATTAAAGTTGGCGACTATGTTAAAATGGGCGCGTATAACAATGCCTCAATTCTTTGGCGATGTGTAAGCATTGACAATAACGGACCGCTTATGCTTGCAGACAAAATTGTTGACACCCTTGCATATGATGCCAAAACAAATGACAACAGCAATTCAAAATCACACAGCAGAAGCTATAAGCGTGATGATTACGGTTCTAACTATTGGAAAGACAGCAATATGCGTTCTTGGTTAAATTCGACCGCAGCTGAAGGCAAAGTCGATTGGCTTTGCGGCAACCCTCCGAAAGACGGATATGTAAGCGGTGTGGGAGCGTACAACGAAAAAGCGGGTTTTCTCAACGCTTTTTCAAAATCTGAAATTGCGGCAATGAAAACCGTTACCCAGCGTTCTCTCGTTTCTCATCCCGAATACAACAAGGGCATAGTTGATGGAGACGCAAATTCGGATTTGTTATACTACACCGATATTTCGGAAGCGGTGGCAAACTACGACAGTTCATATTTTGAAACTACAACCGAAAAGGTTTTTCTTCTTGATGTAAAGCAGGCTAATGCCGTGTGGAAAAATCTCAAAGGTTATTATGTTGCGTATAATAATGACGGTATGGCTTGGCCTTATTGGCTTCGCACTCCTGTTACCGATTGCAATCATGATATGCGTTATATCAGTTCATCGGGTCAGGTCGGTCGTTATGCTCCGTGGTATTCCGATTTGGGCGTAAGACCTGCATTTTATCTCGATTCCGAATATTTTGTTACAACTTCCGGCAGCGGCTCACAAAGCAGTCCTTATATCGGCTCTGCTCCAAATAAGCAAGAGGATGATTATACAATTTCGGAACCTGCCGAGGACGCAAATCCCGATTGGAATGTCAGCACCGAGCAAAGCATTCAGCTCACCCTCGGCCCGTGGTATTCAAATGACGGAAAATATTCTAATCCTACCATCCCTGTTTATACCATCCAAAAAACACGCAGCGACACGGAAAATATGGTTGTTGTCGTTTGCGGCGAGGGATACACAAAAAGTCAGCAGGGCAAATTCATCAATGATGTCAAACGACTTTGGCAGGACGCTATGAAATATGAACCGTATCGCAGTTATGCCGACAGATTCAATGTTTACGCTCTTTGCACAGCTTCCGAATCGACTTTTGACAATGGTGGAAGCACCTTCTTTGATGTTATAGTCGACAAACATAATTCGCCTGTTATTTCTAATAATCTCCACGGAAGTCAGTGGAAAAATCATATTTTTGAGAGATGTATCGGTCCTGAATTTATCGAGAAAATTCACGATGCTCATATCAAAAAAAAGTGTGATCCAAACACAATTCCGTCCGGTTCGGAATATGAGCCTTATTATTATGTTCACGATTATATTGCTCAGTTCGCTATGGTTGTAAACACAAAATCAGATTTCGGCGGTGCTTATAATAACCGTGAATACGGCTTCCATTATTTCATTTCGCCATCAGACAGTTATCGTGCGTCAAAAACTTTTGCACACGAGTTTGGACACGGTTTGCTCGGTCTCGGTGATGAATACAGTGACGGATATTTGCTTGACGATAAGGAACTTAAATCACTCAATCTTTCCTCGGTTGAAGACCCGGAAAAGATAAAATGGCGACAGCTTTTAGGTTTTAGAAACACATATACCTGCCGCAATGCTTACGGCTCAAAAATGCTTGTTTCAAGTTATGAGTGCATAATGAGAGACACAAACTATCAATTCTGTGAGGTTTGCCGTTTGCAGGGCTTCAAGCGAATGTCTCAGCTTGTTAAGGATGTAGACCTTTATGTTGCAACTCCCGAGGTTAAGGAATATACGGGCGCTTATTCAAAGCCGTCTGATTTTACCGACCTTGAAACAAGTTCATATTATAATTACACATATAATCGCAATGACCGACTTTTGAGCGGCAACAGCAAAAGCAGATTTAATACTAATATGAACGGTAAAAAAATCGAGCTTAGAACTGTTATTCAAAACATTTCAGATAAAAATGCACGACAATTAAAATTCAAAATGTGGATTAAGCACTCCGACGGAAGCGTTGCGACCGATTCATCGGGGAATCCGCTTCAAACAGTACAAACCTTTGACATTCCTGTTTGGAATGATAAGGCAAATTTCTGGCCGCTCGGTGCTTTGGATCACATCAAAAGCGACTTTAATTCAGGCTTAAAGAGTTGCTCGCTTATTTATCAAATTCCGTCTGATGCACAGCTTAAGAGCGGCGATACCGTGGCATTTCAGGTGCTCGATGAAAACGGAAATGTGCTTGCAGACGACAATACGGAAACACAGCGCTACACAACCGTTTCAATTCAGTATAAATTTGAGGACGGCTCTGAAATTCCAAACACTGCCGGCGGAACATTTACCGTGCCATACGGCACAAAGCTTGATTTAACACCGGCAAAAACACTTTATGATTATGAATTTATAAAGGTTGACGGCTTGAATAAGCCTATTGTTTCGGACGGAACGGTTGTTACATATTATTACAAAAATAAAAACGAAGAACACACTCACAATCTGACTTTGGTTGCTGCGAAAGCTGCCACCTGCACTACTGCGGGCAATTCCGCATACTACACCTGCGATGGCTGTGACAAGTGGTTCGCAGATGCAACAGGATCGGTAGAAATTACCGATAAAACCAGTGTGAAGATTCCGGCTCCCGGACATACCGCAGGCACAGAATGGAAGTCTGATGATACTAACCACTGGCATGAATGTTCTCGTTGCCACGACAAAAAGGACGAAGCGGCTCACGATTACGGTTCTGACAATGTTTGCGACACCTGCGGATATTACAAAACTGTACCGCACACTCACAATCTGACTTTGGTTGCTGCGAAAGCTGCCACCTGCACAGAGAGCGGTAAGGAAGCATACTACAAGTGCGAAGGTTGTGGAAAGTTCTATGAAGATGTACTCGGTACAAAGGAAATAACCGACCTTGCATCTTGGGGCAATATTGCTAAGATTGCCCACACCACAAAGCAAACCGTAACAAAGGCATCAAGCATAAAGCTTAAAGCAACATCATTAACATATAACGGAAAGGTTAGAACACCTAAGGTTATTGTTAAGGACAGAACAGGAAAGACACTTGTTAAGAATACTGACTATACTGTGTCTTATGCAAAAGGCAGAAAGTATGTTGGCAAGTACGCAGTAAAGATTACCTTTAAGGGTAAATACAGCGGAACAAAGACGCTTTATTTCACAATCAAGCCAAAGGCAACAAGTATTTCCTCACTTAAAGCAGGTTCAAAGAAGTTTACAGTAAAGTGGAAGAAGCAGGCTACACAGACAACAGGCTATCAGGTACAGTACAGTGCCTCAAGTAAATTCAGCAAGGCTAAGACCGTAACAGTAGGCAAGAATACAACAGTATCAAAGAAAATTTCAAAGCTTTCGGGCAAGAAAAAGTATTATGTAAGAGTTCGCACCTATAAGACAGTTAAGATTAACGGCAAATCCATAAGGATTTATTCAGGCTGGTCAAAAGCTAAGACTGTTACAACAAAGAAATAA
- a CDS encoding helix-turn-helix domain-containing protein, which yields MARPKKYNISLTDDELKELKSVMRKKQTTKTVRNRCQIIIDLDEAHGKVLTHAQSAKTNCVCMATIMNTVKLYSEKGIQGIRTMNRNVNSDNARRKFDGRAEARIIEIACSPAPEGHSRWTLRLLEEQAKIVLDVPVSKDTIGRALKKINFDLT from the coding sequence ATGGCAAGACCAAAAAAATATAATATTTCATTAACGGATGACGAACTCAAGGAACTAAAATCTGTTATGCGTAAAAAGCAAACAACCAAAACTGTTCGAAACAGATGCCAGATTATCATTGATCTAGATGAGGCACACGGTAAAGTTCTTACCCATGCACAGTCTGCCAAAACAAATTGTGTATGTATGGCTACTATCATGAATACTGTAAAGCTTTATTCCGAAAAAGGCATCCAGGGTATCCGTACAATGAACCGGAATGTCAATTCTGATAATGCACGCAGAAAATTTGATGGGCGTGCTGAGGCTCGTATTATTGAAATTGCGTGCAGTCCTGCACCGGAAGGACATTCCCGCTGGACACTCCGTCTGCTGGAAGAACAGGCAAAAATTGTACTTGATGTTCCAGTCAGTAAAGATACCATCGGCAGGGCTTTAAAAAAAATAAACTTCGACCTCACATGA
- a CDS encoding IS630 family transposase, producing MNDYWCIPSKEDADFVACMEDVLDVYELPYDPMYPVVCMDEKPYQLLDDVRQPLPVRPGDNQKTDSEYKRNGTCSIFAFVEPLGGRHHVSVHEHRTAIDWAMEIKYLSDEMFPDAKKIILVMDNLNTHKAASLYKAFPPSEARRIIKRLEIHYTPKHGSWLDMAEIELNVMTRQCLSRRISTLDKLKCELSAWEMERNRDTAKIQWHFQTGDAREKLISLYPTLSSVTF from the coding sequence ATGAATGATTACTGGTGTATTCCGTCAAAAGAAGATGCTGATTTTGTAGCCTGCATGGAAGATGTCCTTGATGTTTATGAACTCCCATATGACCCGATGTACCCTGTTGTCTGTATGGATGAAAAGCCATACCAGCTTTTGGATGATGTAAGGCAGCCACTGCCTGTTCGTCCGGGTGACAACCAGAAAACGGATTCCGAATATAAGAGGAATGGCACCTGCAGCATATTTGCTTTTGTTGAACCACTTGGCGGCAGACACCATGTGAGTGTCCATGAACACCGTACTGCAATTGACTGGGCAATGGAAATCAAATATCTGTCAGATGAAATGTTTCCAGATGCAAAGAAAATCATACTGGTAATGGACAATCTAAACACCCATAAAGCTGCTTCACTTTATAAAGCATTTCCACCATCAGAAGCAAGAAGGATCATAAAACGACTGGAAATCCACTATACGCCTAAACATGGAAGTTGGCTTGACATGGCAGAAATTGAGCTTAATGTAATGACACGCCAATGTCTTTCGCGTCGAATATCCACCCTTGACAAACTTAAATGTGAGTTATCAGCATGGGAAATGGAACGTAATCGGGATACAGCTAAGATACAGTGGCATTTCCAAACAGGGGATGCACGGGAAAAACTGATATCACTGTATCCGACACTATCATCTGTCACTTTTTAA
- a CDS encoding zinc-ribbon domain-containing protein, which produces MNNSLAEVHPELITEWSEKNLPLTPDDITFGSNKKVWWKGTCGHEWQTSVKARSNGEKCPICSGARVIAGINDLATLESSFNTNL; this is translated from the coding sequence ATGAACAACAGTTTAGCAGAAGTACACCCAGAGCTTATTACGGAATGGTCGGAGAAGAATTTACCGCTTACACCTGATGATATTACCTTTGGTTCAAATAAAAAAGTATGGTGGAAAGGTACTTGCGGACACGAATGGCAAACAAGCGTTAAGGCTCGTTCTAATGGAGAAAAATGTCCGATATGTTCCGGTGCGAGAGTGATTGCAGGTATTAACGATTTGGCGACATTAGAGAGCAGTTTTAACACCAATCTATGA
- a CDS encoding MerR family transcriptional regulator — MLLNEIINEVGMTKRAVKYYEEKGLLSVDKDNNGYRNYTAQDVETLKKISVYRKLGISIKDIQSLLETGDKSILLRIYQEKVQEKVLKDSELEALKQFIDDGDADKANEALDYQTVENAIESLLPGKEWGDYFKSHFKPFLNVRLKTLEQKQALHNILEYCDETTLKVPFIMGIGAKMIGGIAQETRNADEMIAYYRDMSESEYERLKEKVWKGAKMKNGIMKYHPAFIAQRKMQKELQNKGYNDIFIPNLMVLSPTYAEYKKALDNVNDRMCRELGLYYDSNYNLVIKKDNSK, encoded by the coding sequence ATGTTATTAAATGAAATTATAAATGAGGTTGGAATGACAAAGCGTGCAGTTAAGTATTATGAAGAAAAAGGATTGCTGTCAGTGGATAAAGATAACAATGGTTATCGTAACTATACTGCACAAGATGTTGAAACTTTAAAAAAGATTTCAGTATATAGAAAACTCGGTATTAGTATTAAAGACATACAGAGCCTTTTGGAAACTGGCGACAAAAGTATTCTTCTTCGTATTTATCAAGAAAAAGTGCAGGAAAAAGTTTTAAAAGACTCAGAACTTGAAGCTTTGAAGCAATTTATAGATGATGGTGACGCAGACAAAGCAAATGAGGCACTTGATTATCAAACCGTTGAAAATGCAATTGAGTCTTTGCTACCGGGAAAAGAATGGGGAGATTATTTTAAAAGTCATTTCAAACCATTTCTTAATGTAAGGTTGAAGACTCTGGAACAGAAGCAGGCACTACATAATATATTAGAATATTGCGATGAAACGACATTGAAAGTTCCTTTTATTATGGGAATAGGTGCGAAGATGATAGGTGGGATTGCACAAGAAACCAGAAACGCAGATGAGATGATAGCCTATTATCGTGATATGAGTGAAAGTGAATATGAAAGACTAAAAGAAAAAGTATGGAAAGGTGCTAAAATGAAAAACGGTATAATGAAATACCATCCAGCATTTATTGCACAGAGAAAAATGCAGAAAGAGTTACAAAATAAAGGATATAACGATATATTCATTCCTAATTTAATGGTTCTGTCTCCAACGTATGCAGAATATAAGAAAGCGTTAGATAATGTGAACGATAGAATGTGTAGAGAACTTGGACTGTATTATGATAGCAATTATAACTTAGTTATTAAAAAAGATAATTCTAAGTAA
- the lysS gene encoding lysine--tRNA ligase has product MAEQNNNQQDLNQLLQVRYDKLHELQENGKDPFVITKYDVTSHSTDIIDNFETMEGKQVSIAGRMMFKRVMGKASFCNIQDLKGRIQVYVARDNIGEEIYKDFRKSDIGDIWGVKGYAFRTKTGEISIHAEEMTLLSKSLQILPEKFHGLTDTDMRYRQRYIDLIMNQESKEVFIKRSKILKEIRNFLADRDFMEVETPMLVSNAGGAAARPFETHYNALNEDVKLRISLELYLKRLIVGGLERVYEIGRVFRNEGVDTRHNPEFTLMELYQAYTDYEGMMELTESMFRYLAEKVCGSTKISYNGIEIDLGKPFTRMTMNDAIKKYTGIDFDTVADDAAAKKLAEEHHIAYEERHKKGDIINLFFEEFCEKELIQPTFIMDHPIEISPLTKKKPSDPTKVERFELFINTWEMCNAYSELNDPVDQRERFAAQDANAAAGDDEAEHTDEDFLNALEIGMPPTGGIGYGIDRLVMLLTDSAAIRDVLLFPTMKSLDGVNKKNDVNNTASEAPEKNVKTESEKIDFSKVKVEPLFEEFVDFDTFSKSDFRAVKVKECVAVPKSKKLLQFTLDDGTGTDRTILSGIHAYYEPEELVGKTLIAITNLPPRAMMGIDSCGMLLSAIHEEEGEEKLHLLMVDDHIPAGAKLY; this is encoded by the coding sequence ATGGCAGAGCAGAACAATAACCAGCAGGATTTAAATCAGCTGCTTCAGGTACGTTATGACAAGCTGCATGAACTGCAGGAAAACGGAAAAGATCCGTTTGTCATCACAAAATATGATGTGACAAGTCACTCAACCGATATCATTGACAATTTTGAAACAATGGAGGGCAAGCAGGTATCGATTGCCGGCCGTATGATGTTCAAACGTGTGATGGGAAAAGCATCATTCTGCAATATTCAGGACTTAAAGGGACGTATCCAGGTATACGTTGCAAGAGACAATATTGGTGAGGAGATCTACAAAGATTTCAGGAAATCTGATATCGGCGATATCTGGGGCGTAAAGGGATACGCTTTCCGTACCAAAACAGGCGAGATTTCTATTCATGCTGAGGAGATGACACTGCTGTCAAAATCATTACAGATCCTTCCGGAGAAATTCCACGGACTGACTGATACAGATATGCGTTACCGCCAGAGATATATCGACCTGATCATGAATCAGGAGAGCAAGGAAGTATTCATCAAACGTTCCAAAATCTTAAAAGAGATCCGTAATTTCTTAGCTGACCGTGATTTCATGGAGGTTGAGACTCCGATGCTTGTATCTAATGCAGGCGGAGCAGCGGCAAGACCGTTTGAGACACATTATAATGCTTTAAATGAGGATGTAAAACTGCGTATCTCTCTGGAATTATACTTAAAGAGACTGATCGTCGGCGGACTTGAGCGTGTATACGAGATCGGCCGTGTATTCCGCAATGAGGGTGTTGACACCCGTCATAACCCGGAGTTCACACTGATGGAGCTGTATCAGGCATACACAGACTATGAGGGCATGATGGAACTGACAGAGTCCATGTTCCGTTATCTTGCAGAAAAAGTCTGCGGAAGTACAAAGATCAGCTACAATGGCATCGAGATCGACCTTGGCAAGCCATTTACACGCATGACCATGAACGATGCGATTAAAAAATATACCGGAATCGACTTTGATACCGTAGCAGATGATGCAGCAGCAAAGAAACTTGCTGAGGAGCATCACATTGCATACGAGGAACGCCACAAGAAAGGTGATATCATCAACCTCTTCTTCGAGGAGTTCTGTGAGAAAGAACTGATCCAGCCGACCTTTATCATGGATCATCCGATTGAGATTTCTCCGCTTACCAAGAAGAAACCGAGCGATCCTACAAAGGTAGAGCGTTTCGAGCTTTTCATCAATACATGGGAAATGTGTAACGCATACTCCGAGTTAAACGATCCGGTCGACCAGCGTGAGCGTTTCGCAGCACAGGATGCAAATGCAGCAGCCGGTGACGATGAGGCAGAGCACACAGACGAGGATTTCTTAAATGCATTGGAGATCGGTATGCCGCCAACGGGTGGTATCGGATACGGAATCGACCGTCTTGTGATGTTACTCACAGACAGCGCAGCAATCCGCGACGTTTTACTGTTCCCGACAATGAAGTCCTTAGATGGTGTAAATAAGAAAAATGATGTCAATAATACAGCTTCTGAAGCACCTGAAAAAAATGTAAAAACTGAGTCTGAAAAGATTGATTTTTCTAAGGTAAAGGTAGAGCCTTTATTTGAGGAATTTGTTGATTTTGATACATTCAGTAAGTCAGATTTCCGTGCAGTAAAGGTTAAAGAGTGTGTTGCAGTACCGAAGTCAAAGAAACTGTTACAGTTTACGCTTGATGACGGAACAGGCACAGACAGAACCATTTTAAGCGGTATTCACGCTTATTATGAGCCTGAAGAACTGGTTGGAAAGACGCTTATCGCTATCACAAATCTTCCACCGAGAGCTATGATGGGCATTGACTCTTGCGGTATGCTCCTCAGTGCTATCCACGAAGAAGAAGGCGAAGAAAAGCTCCATCTTCTGATGGTTGATGACCATATTCCAGCAGGTGCAAAGCTCTATTAA
- the greA gene encoding transcription elongation factor GreA has translation MDKKNILTYEGLKKLEDELENLKVVRRKEVSQKIKEAREQGDLSENAEYDAAKDEQRDIEARIEELEKILKNAEVVVEEEADLDKVSIGCSVKILDCEFEEELEYKIVGSTEANSLKGKISNESPVGKALLGKQVGDTVTVETPAGEFSYKVLSIHRAN, from the coding sequence ATGGACAAGAAAAACATTCTGACTTATGAAGGACTCAAGAAACTGGAAGACGAATTAGAGAACTTAAAAGTTGTAAGAAGAAAAGAAGTTTCACAGAAGATCAAAGAGGCAAGAGAGCAGGGAGACTTATCTGAGAACGCTGAGTACGACGCTGCAAAGGATGAGCAGAGAGATATCGAGGCACGTATCGAAGAACTTGAGAAAATCTTAAAGAACGCAGAAGTAGTTGTAGAGGAAGAGGCTGACTTAGATAAAGTAAGCATTGGATGCAGCGTAAAGATCCTTGACTGCGAATTTGAGGAGGAATTAGAATATAAGATCGTTGGTTCTACCGAGGCAAACAGCTTAAAAGGTAAAATCTCAAACGAGTCGCCGGTTGGTAAGGCACTGCTTGGCAAACAGGTGGGTGATACCGTTACTGTCGAGACACCGGCAGGTGAGTTTTCATACAAAGTGCTTTCAATTCACAGAGCAAACTAA
- the dusB gene encoding tRNA dihydrouridine synthase DusB, giving the protein MGEIRRLQIGNVTLENNLILAPMAGVTDLPFRLLCKEQGAGLLCMEMVSAKAILYKNRNTEELLTIDKRENPVSLQLFGSDPDIMSEIAKQIEDRPFDILDINMGCPVPKVVNNGDGSALMKNPKLAGEIIEKTARAIKKPVTVKIRKGFDEEHVNAVEMAHIAQESGAAAVAVHGRTRSQFYSGKADWDIIRQVKEAVSIPVIGNGDILTAADVIAMQKQTGCDGFMIARGAEGNPWIFAQILHYFKTGEELPKPTFEEVTQMLLRHARMQLEFKGEYTGIREIRKHAAWYTSGYRNSSKLRGRINEVETYEQLEALFQEVCHFPIGRL; this is encoded by the coding sequence ATGGGAGAAATCAGACGACTTCAGATTGGAAATGTAACGTTAGAAAATAACCTGATATTAGCACCGATGGCAGGCGTGACAGACCTGCCATTTCGTTTGCTTTGCAAGGAACAGGGAGCGGGACTGCTGTGCATGGAGATGGTCAGCGCAAAGGCGATCCTTTATAAAAACAGAAATACAGAAGAACTTTTGACGATCGACAAACGCGAGAATCCGGTGTCGCTGCAGCTGTTTGGCTCTGACCCGGATATCATGAGTGAGATTGCAAAACAGATCGAGGACAGACCATTTGACATTTTAGACATCAACATGGGCTGCCCAGTGCCGAAAGTGGTCAACAACGGCGACGGTTCTGCGCTTATGAAAAATCCAAAGCTCGCCGGGGAGATCATTGAAAAGACTGCCCGTGCAATCAAAAAGCCGGTTACGGTCAAGATCCGCAAAGGATTTGACGAGGAACATGTCAATGCGGTTGAGATGGCTCACATTGCGCAGGAATCCGGTGCTGCAGCAGTGGCAGTCCACGGAAGGACAAGGTCACAATTTTATTCGGGAAAGGCTGACTGGGATATCATAAGACAGGTAAAAGAGGCAGTTTCTATCCCCGTGATCGGAAATGGTGATATTTTAACGGCGGCGGACGTGATCGCAATGCAGAAACAGACCGGCTGTGACGGCTTTATGATCGCACGCGGTGCGGAGGGAAATCCGTGGATCTTTGCGCAGATCCTTCATTATTTTAAGACGGGTGAAGAACTTCCGAAACCGACGTTCGAGGAAGTGACGCAGATGCTTCTTAGGCATGCGCGCATGCAGCTTGAGTTTAAAGGCGAATACACCGGGATCCGTGAGATCAGGAAACACGCGGCGTGGTATACGTCCGGCTACCGCAATTCTTCGAAGCTGCGCGGCAGGATCAATGAGGTGGAGACGTATGAGCAGCTGGAGGCACTGTTTCAGGAGGTTTGCCATTTCCCGATCGGTAGGTTGTGA